From the Vibrio natriegens NBRC 15636 = ATCC 14048 = DSM 759 genome, the window TCGATCATTATGCACCCAACAGTAGTGGGAGCGACTCAAGCTTATCTAGGCCGCAATGCTTCTAAAATCCAACTGAATTTGACACAAGTTATCTCAATTGGTCCTGGTAATAAGGAACAGTTTTTACATCGAGATGAAGGGTGTTGGGAGTGGTTTGATCATTTCCCTGTCGATTTTCAAACAGAAGTTAGCACTATTTGGGCGCTAGATGACTTTACAGATGAAAATGGTGCGACTCGCGTTATTCCAAAAAGTCACAAACATACTAAGATCCCGACTGATTTTACATTGGCGGATACAGTCCCGGCAGAAATGAAAAAAGGCTCAGTACTGATTTATTCTGGTAAAACCATTCATGGAGGCGGTCCAAACCGTTCTGATATGTGGAGACGAGCTCTAAATGTTGATTACTGTATTGGTTGGCTTCGCCAAGAAGAAAATCAATATCTAGCAGTACCTCCTGAGTTGGCTAAGACTTTACCAGAAGATATGCAGAGATTAATTGGATATGACTTTGGGGCTGCCTCTTTAGGCTATGTTCGAGAGTTTGAAGATCCGCGTGTTGCTCTTTATCCGGAAGAAAAAGGTGACCCAAAAACGTTTATGAAGTTATTAGAGCGTTCTTCTGAATATTCTAAAAATGCAAAAGGTGTATTAGACTTTGTTAATAATCAGTAAGTTATTAACTCATAGCGATTGATTTTATAGTGATAGGTTTTTAATTTGCGGCCACATTTAAATTTTTAGACTTATAGTGTGGGATGAACCTGAGAGACAGAATACAAAAGAAAAGGCAGTGAAATTGATGATTTCACTGCCTTTTTATTATTCTTTTTGCTAAGAATGGACTTTGAGACTATCTGTTTATTTAGGCT encodes:
- a CDS encoding phytanoyl-CoA dioxygenase family protein; amino-acid sequence: MSLIHLPSNTSVEEVVRCLDDEGYCIIDNAVDGAIIDAINEEMRSYIGETDNGDNNALGKLTRRSGSVIARSPSSHSIIMHPTVVGATQAYLGRNASKIQLNLTQVISIGPGNKEQFLHRDEGCWEWFDHFPVDFQTEVSTIWALDDFTDENGATRVIPKSHKHTKIPTDFTLADTVPAEMKKGSVLIYSGKTIHGGGPNRSDMWRRALNVDYCIGWLRQEENQYLAVPPELAKTLPEDMQRLIGYDFGAASLGYVREFEDPRVALYPEEKGDPKTFMKLLERSSEYSKNAKGVLDFVNNQ